In one Aeromicrobium erythreum genomic region, the following are encoded:
- a CDS encoding exodeoxyribonuclease III, which yields MLRIATVNVNGIRAALRRGMGPWLEAADADVVTLQEVRAPDALVHELMAETGYHVVHTEAAAKGRAGVAVLSRTEPKAHRVGHGDPSFDDAGRWVESDIVLPDGSLLTAVSAYVHSGGVGTPSQDEKYRFLDQLLVRLGELRDHADHAVVTGDFNIGHTELDIKNWKGNLKKAGFLPEERAYLDRVRDELGWVDVARVHAGEVDGPYTWWSWRGQAFDNDTGWRIDYQLATPELAASVSAARVDRAATYAERFSDHAPLVVDYAL from the coding sequence GTGCTCCGCATCGCCACGGTCAACGTCAACGGCATCCGCGCCGCCCTCCGACGCGGCATGGGTCCCTGGCTCGAGGCTGCCGACGCCGACGTCGTCACCCTGCAGGAGGTCCGCGCGCCCGACGCGCTCGTGCACGAGCTGATGGCCGAGACCGGCTACCACGTCGTGCACACCGAGGCGGCCGCCAAGGGCCGCGCGGGTGTCGCGGTGCTCAGCCGCACCGAGCCCAAGGCGCACCGCGTCGGGCACGGCGACCCGTCCTTCGACGACGCCGGCCGCTGGGTCGAGTCCGACATCGTGCTGCCCGACGGCAGTCTCCTCACGGCCGTGTCGGCCTACGTCCACTCCGGCGGCGTCGGCACGCCGAGCCAGGACGAGAAGTACCGCTTCCTCGACCAGCTGCTGGTGCGCCTCGGCGAGCTGCGCGACCACGCCGACCACGCGGTGGTCACCGGCGACTTCAACATCGGCCACACCGAGCTCGACATCAAGAACTGGAAGGGCAACCTCAAGAAGGCGGGGTTCCTCCCGGAGGAGCGCGCGTACCTCGACCGCGTGCGCGACGAGCTCGGCTGGGTCGACGTCGCGCGGGTGCACGCCGGCGAGGTCGACGGCCCGTACACCTGGTGGTCGTGGCGGGGCCAGGCGTTCGACAACGACACCGGCTGGCGGATCGACTACCAGCTCGCCACGCCCGAGCTGGCCGCCTCGGTCAGCGCCGCCCGCGTCGACCGTGCCGCGACCTACGCGGAGCGGTTCTCCGACCACGCACCGCTCGTCGTCGACTACGCCCTCTGA
- a CDS encoding DNA polymerase IV: MRSTASVLHLDLDAFFASVEQRDKPSLRGRPVIVGGIGQRGVVSTCSYEARVHGVRSAMRMAEARARCPHAAFLSGRFDAYREASTLVMRRLREESPLVEPLSLDEAYVDLAAGADDDLSPDAVLERVETLRRDITEITEGLTASVGVASSKLMAKIASELRKPDGVFVVAPGTELALLEPMQVRAIPGVGPATAERLRRIGVGTVGELRERDEDELVRLLGSASGRSLARLARADDDRPVVAEREAKSISVEDTFPDDVTDRARLEGVVDTMARRVGGRLRSAGLSGRTVTLKIRYHDFETHTRSTTLAGPTDSPTLLAASAQGLLAATDLSGGLRLVGVGVSGLADWVQDDLFAEPEPDPDTQTADEPSAGPEPDATPALRSPDPSPAWSPGADVHHRDHGDGWVWGAGLGRVTVRFETRLTGPGPVHTFAADDDALTPGHTGPTRPRRPDELAAPIAAERSSDEGLGAGR; encoded by the coding sequence ATGCGGTCCACGGCGTCGGTGCTCCACCTCGACCTCGACGCCTTCTTCGCCTCGGTGGAGCAGCGCGACAAGCCGTCGCTGCGCGGTCGGCCGGTGATCGTCGGCGGCATCGGCCAGCGCGGCGTGGTCTCCACCTGCTCCTACGAGGCACGCGTGCACGGCGTCCGCTCGGCGATGCGCATGGCGGAGGCCCGGGCGCGGTGCCCCCACGCGGCGTTCCTCTCGGGTCGCTTCGACGCCTACCGCGAGGCGAGCACCCTCGTCATGCGGCGCCTGCGCGAGGAGTCGCCGCTCGTCGAGCCGCTCTCGCTCGACGAGGCCTACGTCGACCTCGCGGCCGGCGCCGACGACGACCTCTCCCCCGACGCCGTCCTCGAGCGTGTCGAGACGCTGCGCCGCGACATCACCGAGATCACCGAGGGCCTCACGGCGTCGGTCGGCGTCGCGTCCTCCAAGCTCATGGCGAAGATCGCCAGCGAGCTGCGCAAGCCCGACGGCGTGTTCGTCGTGGCCCCCGGCACCGAGCTCGCGCTGCTGGAGCCGATGCAGGTACGGGCGATCCCGGGCGTCGGTCCCGCCACGGCCGAGCGGCTGCGTCGGATCGGCGTCGGCACGGTCGGCGAGCTGCGCGAGCGCGACGAGGACGAGCTGGTCCGGCTGCTGGGATCGGCGTCGGGGCGCTCCCTCGCCCGCCTCGCCCGCGCCGACGACGACCGTCCTGTCGTCGCGGAGCGCGAGGCGAAGTCGATCAGCGTCGAGGACACCTTTCCCGATGACGTCACCGACCGCGCCCGGCTCGAGGGGGTCGTCGACACGATGGCACGGCGGGTCGGCGGACGGCTGCGCAGCGCGGGGCTGTCCGGCCGCACCGTCACCCTGAAGATCCGCTACCACGACTTCGAGACCCACACCCGCTCCACGACCCTCGCGGGCCCCACCGACTCGCCCACGTTGCTCGCCGCGAGCGCGCAGGGCCTGCTCGCCGCCACGGACCTGTCCGGGGGCCTGCGCCTGGTCGGCGTCGGGGTCAGCGGGCTCGCCGACTGGGTGCAGGACGACCTCTTCGCCGAGCCCGAGCCAGACCCCGACACGCAGACCGCGGACGAGCCGTCCGCCGGTCCCGAGCCCGACGCCACACCCGCGCTCCGCTCCCCCGACCCCAGCCCGGCCTGGAGCCCCGGTGCCGACGTCCACCACCGCGACCACGGCGACGGCTGGGTGTGGGGCGCGGGCCTCGGCCGGGTGACGGTCCGCTTCGAGACCCGACTCACCGGCCCCGGGCCCGTGCACACCTTCGCGGCCGACGACGACGCCCTCACCCCCGGTCACACCGGGCCCACGCGCCCGCGCCGACCCGACGAGCTGGCCGCGCCGATCGCTGCGGAGCGGTCGAGCGACGAGGGCCTGGGTGCCGGGCGATAG
- a CDS encoding CAP domain-containing protein, producing the protein MRTTIAVVLTALLVSLTGGSAHAVVRVSVYSQQILEQTNGVRAKFDRPKLALNSCMDGYADSWAKHLATQEKALVHRSSASLQAIMKKCGLRSIGENLAFGYPDGRSVVGRSTDKVCSSSCSKVNWMTSGGHRANQMNAAFRRIGVGAWRDSNDRYYSVALYGQPR; encoded by the coding sequence ATGCGTACCACCATCGCCGTCGTCCTCACCGCGCTCCTCGTGAGCCTCACGGGAGGCTCCGCCCACGCCGTGGTGCGGGTCAGCGTGTACTCCCAGCAGATCCTCGAGCAGACCAACGGGGTCCGGGCGAAGTTCGACCGCCCCAAGCTCGCGCTCAACAGCTGCATGGACGGCTACGCCGACTCCTGGGCCAAGCACCTCGCCACGCAGGAGAAGGCGCTCGTCCACCGCTCGTCCGCGTCGCTGCAGGCGATCATGAAGAAGTGCGGCCTGCGCAGCATCGGCGAGAACCTGGCGTTCGGCTACCCGGACGGTCGCAGCGTCGTCGGCCGTTCCACCGACAAGGTCTGCTCGTCCTCGTGCTCCAAGGTCAACTGGATGACCTCCGGCGGTCACCGCGCCAACCAGATGAACGCCGCGTTCCGCCGCATCGGCGTGGGCGCGTGGCGCGACAGCAACGACCGCTACTACTCCGTCGCGCTGTACGGACAGCCCCGCTAG
- a CDS encoding S9 family peptidase, with protein MTSTHEPPVAPQHPVVRRHHGDEVEDPYEWLRDKDDPRTLAHLEAENAYAEARTAHLADLRGRLFEEIRSRTLETDLSVPVRHGGWWYYSRTVEGSQYAIRCRTAVSSPDDWDPPTLVPGEPVPGEEVLLDSNVEAEGHDFFSLGGFSLSDDGSLLAWSTDVVGDERYTIRVKDLRTGELLADEIAGTSGGVTWSADGSHLFYTTVDDAWRPHRVWRHRLGSDADDVLVHEETDERFFTGIGRTQSERYLVIGASSKITSEVLVLEADDPTGDFSVVVPRRDGVEYSLEHAVVAGRDLFLVLHNDGAEDFELGALPVDAAPVDRPLREALETVVAHRPGTRLEGIDVFARSLLLSYRREALTRVAIASIDDDGLGEPREIDFGEELFTAGVGANAEWDQPVIRLGMGSLVTPSTVLDLVVETGELVVRKQQTVLGGYDPADYVQHRTWATADDGTLVPISLVARADTPRDGSAPALLYGYGSYEISIDPGMSVPRLSLLDRGFVFAIAHVRGGGELGRAWYDHGKLTHKKNTFSDFVAAARHLVAEGWTSPERLVAEGGSAGGLLVGAALNLAPEAFGAVVAEVPFVDALTTILDPSLPLTVIEWDEWGDPLHDPDVYAYMKSYTPYENVGEVAYPPVLAVTSLNDTRVLYVEPAKWVARLRERSTGEVPALLKTEMNAGHGGVSGRYAAWHERAWELAWIIDVVGAPHEPRPAATDVGAGS; from the coding sequence ATGACGTCGACGCACGAACCGCCCGTCGCCCCTCAGCACCCGGTCGTCCGCCGCCACCACGGCGACGAGGTCGAGGACCCGTACGAGTGGCTCCGCGACAAGGACGACCCACGCACCCTGGCGCACCTCGAGGCCGAGAACGCGTACGCGGAGGCCCGGACGGCGCACCTCGCCGACCTGCGCGGCCGGCTGTTCGAGGAGATCCGCTCGCGGACCCTCGAGACCGACCTCTCCGTGCCCGTGCGGCACGGCGGCTGGTGGTACTACTCGCGCACCGTCGAGGGCAGCCAGTACGCCATCCGGTGCCGCACCGCGGTCTCCTCCCCCGACGACTGGGACCCGCCGACGCTCGTGCCGGGCGAGCCCGTGCCCGGCGAGGAGGTCCTGCTCGACTCGAACGTCGAGGCCGAAGGGCATGACTTCTTCTCCCTCGGCGGGTTCTCGCTGAGCGACGACGGCAGCCTGCTCGCGTGGTCGACCGACGTGGTGGGCGACGAGCGCTACACGATCCGCGTCAAGGACCTACGCACCGGCGAGCTGCTCGCCGACGAGATAGCCGGCACGAGCGGCGGCGTCACGTGGTCCGCCGACGGCAGCCACCTCTTCTACACGACCGTCGACGACGCGTGGCGCCCGCACCGCGTCTGGCGGCACCGGCTGGGCTCCGACGCCGACGACGTGCTCGTGCACGAGGAGACCGACGAGCGGTTCTTCACCGGGATCGGGCGCACCCAGTCCGAGCGCTACCTCGTGATCGGTGCGTCGTCGAAGATCACGAGCGAGGTGCTCGTCCTCGAGGCCGACGACCCGACCGGCGACTTCAGTGTCGTGGTGCCGCGGCGCGACGGCGTCGAGTACTCGCTCGAGCACGCGGTGGTCGCCGGACGCGACCTGTTCCTGGTGCTGCACAACGACGGCGCGGAGGACTTCGAGCTCGGTGCGCTTCCCGTCGACGCCGCACCGGTCGATCGACCGCTGCGCGAGGCGCTCGAGACGGTCGTGGCGCACCGCCCGGGCACACGCCTGGAGGGCATCGACGTCTTCGCGCGGTCGCTCCTGCTCTCCTACCGTCGCGAGGCGCTGACGCGTGTCGCCATCGCGAGCATCGACGACGACGGTCTCGGCGAGCCGCGCGAGATCGACTTCGGCGAGGAGCTGTTCACCGCGGGGGTGGGCGCGAACGCCGAGTGGGACCAGCCCGTGATCCGTCTGGGGATGGGGTCGCTCGTCACGCCCAGCACGGTGCTCGACCTCGTCGTCGAGACGGGCGAGCTGGTCGTGCGCAAGCAGCAGACGGTGCTCGGCGGCTACGACCCCGCCGACTACGTGCAGCACCGCACGTGGGCCACCGCCGACGACGGCACGCTGGTGCCGATCTCGCTCGTGGCCCGTGCCGACACCCCGCGCGACGGCTCCGCCCCCGCCCTGCTCTACGGGTACGGCTCCTACGAGATCAGCATCGACCCCGGCATGTCCGTGCCGCGGCTGTCGTTGCTCGACCGCGGCTTCGTGTTCGCCATCGCGCACGTCCGCGGCGGCGGCGAGCTCGGTCGCGCCTGGTACGACCACGGCAAGCTGACCCACAAGAAGAACACCTTCTCCGACTTCGTCGCCGCGGCACGTCACCTCGTGGCAGAGGGCTGGACGTCGCCCGAGCGGCTCGTCGCGGAGGGCGGCAGCGCCGGCGGGCTCCTCGTCGGCGCCGCCCTGAACCTGGCGCCCGAGGCGTTCGGCGCCGTCGTGGCGGAGGTCCCGTTCGTGGACGCCCTCACGACGATCCTCGACCCGAGCCTGCCGCTGACCGTCATCGAGTGGGACGAGTGGGGCGACCCGCTGCACGACCCCGACGTCTACGCCTACATGAAGTCGTACACGCCCTACGAGAACGTCGGCGAGGTCGCCTACCCGCCGGTGCTCGCGGTCACCAGCCTGAACGACACGCGCGTGCTCTACGTGGAGCCCGCGAAGTGGGTCGCCCGGCTGCGCGAGCGGTCGACCGGCGAGGTCCCCGCCCTGCTCAAGACCGAGATGAACGCGGGCCACGGCGGCGTGAGCGGACGCTACGCGGCCTGGCACGAGCGGGCCTGGGAGCTGGCGTGGATCATCGACGTCGTCGGGGCGCCCCACGAGCCCCGACCGGCTGCGACCGATGTCGGTGCCGGCTCGTAG
- a CDS encoding immune inhibitor A domain-containing protein: protein MKRVTSCVLGIGLASSLGLTFAAPTTAAEAPPQQGVDRVQKDHDLPNPLEDKRRELREQAVASVVSGEAKPVTRNGSTVVKVGEAAAPADAATLASPKASRGAKERAARGKRKDQYVELSQERADKVFVILAEFGDERHPDYPDADTDPSTPGPEKFDGPQHNQIEEPDRTKDNSTVWQPDYDRQHYQDLYFKEGKGAESAKTYYETQSSGRYTVDGTVSDWVKVKYNTARYGRDDASTWNLIQDATTQWVAGQRKAGRTDAQIKQQLAEYDVYDRYDYDGDGDFNEPDGYIDHFQIVHAGHGEEDGDATYGEDAIWSHRWYAFLTDQGVTGPSQNRLGGTQIGDTGLWIGDYTVQPENGGLSVFVHEYGHDLGLPDAYSTAGGDNSNEYWTLMAQSRLNAKGEALGERAGDLGAWEKLQLGWLDYEVVGAKEKRTLELGPQEYNTAKAQGAVVVLPKKEVTRDLGAPAAGSKQFHSGSGDDLATTMTTKVDIPAGASDATLTAKVRYEIEEGYDYAYVQASTDGGLTWTALDGTVGGTPIGEDTSGRPGIDGEQKTWTDLSVPLDAYAGESVQLRFLYKTDGGLALPGLFLDDVAVTAGGSTLTSDGAEDGAGAWTLDGFSVVGSSTTDLYDNFYVMGHRSYVSYDRYLRTGPYNFGFASTRPDWVEHYAYQQGLLISYWDTSQADNNTITHPGEGRNLPIDARPRPIIDRTTGKPFRARVQVYDAPFSTRRADSMTLHTDGKPTYVRGQAAAPLFDDTKKYFYAEAPQHGVKLPGAGVKVRVLSEKGASVKVRFN, encoded by the coding sequence GTGAAGCGTGTCACGTCATGCGTGCTCGGGATCGGGCTCGCGTCATCGCTCGGACTCACGTTCGCAGCACCGACCACGGCGGCCGAGGCGCCGCCGCAGCAGGGGGTCGACCGCGTCCAGAAGGACCACGACCTGCCGAACCCGCTCGAGGACAAGCGTCGGGAGCTGCGCGAGCAGGCCGTCGCGTCCGTCGTGAGCGGTGAGGCGAAGCCCGTCACCCGCAACGGCAGCACCGTCGTCAAGGTCGGCGAGGCAGCCGCACCGGCCGACGCCGCGACGCTCGCGAGCCCGAAGGCGTCGCGCGGGGCGAAGGAGCGCGCGGCGAGGGGCAAGCGCAAGGACCAGTACGTCGAGCTGTCGCAGGAGCGCGCCGACAAGGTCTTCGTCATCCTCGCCGAGTTCGGCGACGAGCGGCACCCCGACTACCCGGACGCCGACACCGATCCGTCGACGCCCGGACCCGAGAAGTTCGACGGTCCGCAGCACAACCAGATCGAGGAGCCGGACCGGACGAAGGACAACTCGACCGTCTGGCAGCCCGACTACGACCGTCAGCACTACCAGGACCTCTACTTCAAGGAGGGCAAGGGCGCCGAGTCGGCCAAGACGTACTACGAGACGCAGTCGTCGGGTCGCTACACGGTCGACGGAACCGTCTCGGACTGGGTGAAGGTGAAGTACAACACCGCCCGCTACGGCCGCGACGATGCCTCGACGTGGAACCTGATCCAGGACGCCACGACCCAGTGGGTGGCCGGCCAGCGCAAGGCGGGCCGCACCGACGCGCAGATCAAGCAGCAGCTCGCCGAGTACGACGTCTACGACCGCTACGACTACGACGGCGACGGCGACTTCAACGAGCCCGACGGCTACATCGACCACTTCCAGATCGTCCACGCCGGGCACGGCGAGGAGGACGGCGACGCGACCTACGGCGAGGACGCCATCTGGTCGCACCGCTGGTACGCCTTCCTCACCGACCAGGGCGTCACGGGACCGTCGCAGAACCGCCTCGGCGGCACGCAGATCGGCGACACCGGGCTCTGGATCGGCGACTACACCGTCCAGCCGGAGAACGGCGGTCTCTCCGTCTTCGTCCACGAGTACGGTCACGACCTCGGCCTGCCCGACGCGTACAGCACGGCGGGCGGCGACAACAGCAACGAGTACTGGACGCTCATGGCGCAGTCGCGACTCAACGCCAAGGGCGAGGCCCTCGGCGAGCGCGCGGGCGACCTGGGCGCGTGGGAGAAGCTGCAGCTCGGCTGGCTCGACTACGAGGTCGTCGGGGCCAAGGAGAAGCGGACGCTCGAGCTCGGGCCCCAGGAGTACAACACCGCGAAGGCGCAGGGAGCCGTCGTGGTGCTCCCGAAGAAGGAGGTCACCCGTGACCTGGGTGCACCGGCAGCGGGCTCGAAGCAGTTCCACTCCGGCTCCGGTGACGACCTCGCCACCACGATGACGACGAAGGTCGACATCCCGGCGGGCGCGAGCGACGCGACGCTGACGGCGAAGGTCAGGTACGAGATCGAGGAGGGCTACGACTACGCGTACGTCCAGGCCTCGACCGACGGCGGCTTGACGTGGACCGCGCTCGACGGGACCGTCGGGGGCACGCCCATCGGCGAGGACACGTCCGGTCGCCCGGGCATCGACGGTGAGCAGAAGACGTGGACCGACCTCTCGGTGCCGCTCGACGCCTACGCAGGTGAGAGCGTCCAGCTGCGGTTCCTGTACAAGACCGACGGCGGTCTCGCGCTGCCCGGCCTGTTCCTCGACGACGTCGCGGTGACCGCCGGCGGTTCGACGCTGACGTCGGACGGTGCGGAGGACGGTGCGGGTGCCTGGACCCTCGACGGGTTCAGCGTCGTGGGATCGTCGACGACGGACCTCTACGACAACTTCTACGTCATGGGGCACCGCTCGTACGTCTCCTACGACCGGTACCTGCGGACGGGGCCGTACAACTTCGGCTTCGCGAGCACGCGCCCCGACTGGGTCGAGCACTACGCCTACCAGCAGGGTCTGTTGATCTCCTACTGGGACACGTCGCAGGCCGACAACAACACCATCACCCACCCGGGCGAGGGTCGGAACCTGCCGATCGATGCCCGGCCCCGACCGATCATCGACCGGACGACGGGCAAGCCGTTCCGCGCCCGCGTGCAGGTCTACGACGCGCCGTTCTCGACGCGCAGGGCCGACTCGATGACGCTGCACACCGACGGCAAGCCCACGTACGTCCGTGGACAGGCCGCCGCTCCGCTCTTCGACGACACGAAGAAGTACTTCTACGCGGAGGCGCCGCAGCACGGCGTGAAGCTGCCCGGTGCGGGGGTCAAGGTCCGGGTGCTGTCGGAGAAGGGGGCGTCGGTGAAGGTCCGGTTCAACTGA
- a CDS encoding APC family permease produces the protein MALARVLGPVRATGLGAGSMLGAGVFVALGPAVGRTGVFVVWAVLLAALVAGLNALASARLATRYPAAGGTYVFARERLGPAWGHLAGWVFVVGKTASCAAMALAVGAHLAPGHATTLAVVAVAVLTAVDLTGARRSADALTVSAVLVVLVVGASSLLVLGGTPREDGVGHAIDLQAVPQAAALLFFAFAGYARLATLGEEVRDPARTIPRAVAVSFAVVTALYVVAAAAVAHALPPDVADASDRAVADAVDTLGHPALTTAVAVTAVVAAGGALLSLLGGVSRTTLAMSRDRHLPRALARESSRGVPAAAQVAVAVVVVAALPFVDAAEAVAASSGCVLVYYALTNAAALTLDGTVLRVLAAAGLLGCLLLVLSLPVAGVLWTLAVVVAGLAAGRLTLRRAAA, from the coding sequence GTGGCACTCGCCCGCGTCCTCGGACCCGTCCGAGCGACCGGCCTCGGGGCCGGGTCGATGCTGGGGGCCGGCGTGTTCGTCGCGCTCGGCCCGGCCGTCGGTCGCACCGGCGTCTTCGTCGTGTGGGCGGTGCTGCTCGCGGCGCTCGTCGCGGGGCTCAACGCCCTGGCGTCGGCCCGCCTCGCGACCCGCTACCCCGCCGCGGGCGGCACCTACGTGTTCGCGCGGGAGCGGCTCGGGCCTGCCTGGGGGCACCTCGCGGGCTGGGTGTTCGTGGTCGGGAAGACCGCATCGTGCGCGGCGATGGCGCTGGCGGTGGGGGCTCACCTGGCGCCTGGTCACGCGACCACGCTCGCGGTCGTCGCGGTCGCCGTGCTGACGGCCGTCGACCTCACCGGCGCCCGCCGCTCGGCTGATGCGCTCACCGTGTCGGCGGTGCTGGTCGTGCTGGTGGTCGGGGCGTCGTCGCTCCTCGTCCTGGGCGGGACGCCGCGCGAGGACGGCGTCGGCCACGCCATCGACCTGCAGGCGGTCCCCCAGGCCGCCGCGCTGCTCTTCTTCGCCTTCGCCGGCTACGCCCGCCTCGCGACGCTCGGCGAGGAGGTGCGCGACCCGGCGCGCACCATCCCGCGCGCCGTCGCCGTCTCCTTCGCGGTGGTCACGGCCCTCTACGTGGTCGCCGCTGCGGCCGTCGCCCACGCGCTGCCCCCGGACGTCGCCGACGCCAGCGACCGGGCCGTCGCCGACGCGGTCGACACGCTGGGTCACCCCGCGCTCACCACCGCCGTGGCCGTCACGGCCGTGGTCGCGGCGGGCGGCGCGCTGCTGTCGCTGCTCGGCGGGGTCAGCCGCACCACCCTGGCCATGAGCCGCGACCGTCACCTCCCGCGGGCGCTCGCGCGCGAGTCGTCGCGCGGCGTGCCCGCGGCCGCCCAGGTCGCGGTGGCGGTCGTCGTCGTGGCCGCACTCCCGTTCGTCGACGCGGCGGAGGCCGTGGCTGCCTCGAGCGGCTGCGTGCTGGTCTACTACGCCCTCACCAACGCTGCGGCACTCACGCTCGACGGGACCGTCCTGCGGGTGCTCGCGGCGGCGGGCCTCCTCGGGTGCCTCCTGCTCGTCCTCTCCCTGCCGGTCGCCGGCGTGCTCTGGACGCTCGCGGTGGTCGTCGCCGGTCTCGCCGCCGGCCGCCTCACCCTCCGCCGCGCCGCGGCCTGA
- a CDS encoding MarR family winged helix-turn-helix transcriptional regulator has translation MQQPDVARLSQALRELVAVVSRDSATRGLSRTAAGTLSALDRHGPSRVSDLTRLEAVGQPAMTGLVQRLEATGLVSRTSDPSDRRATLVAITDAGRSALAERRRSQDALIAARLGRLSPDRLDALGHAVDALVELTQEDHDQPH, from the coding sequence ATGCAGCAACCTGATGTCGCGCGCCTGTCCCAGGCCCTGCGGGAGCTGGTCGCGGTCGTGTCCCGCGACTCGGCCACGCGAGGCCTGAGCCGCACGGCGGCAGGGACGCTGTCCGCGCTCGACCGGCACGGTCCGAGCCGCGTCTCGGACCTGACCCGGCTCGAGGCCGTCGGCCAGCCCGCGATGACCGGACTCGTCCAGCGGCTCGAGGCCACCGGCCTCGTCAGCCGCACGAGCGACCCCAGCGACCGCCGAGCGACCCTCGTCGCGATCACCGACGCCGGACGCTCCGCCCTCGCGGAACGACGCCGGAGCCAGGACGCCCTGATCGCCGCCCGACTCGGCCGCCTCTCACCCGACCGACTCGACGCCCTCGGCCACGCCGTCGACGCGCTCGTCGAGCTGACCCAGGAGGACCATGACCAGCCCCACTGA
- a CDS encoding MFS transporter: MTSPTDQTPDTGGHGSARASLLGQPKAVYAVAFACVISFMGIGLVDPILPALKEQLDATESEVTLLFTSYLVVTAVAMLVTNAVSSRFGAKRTLVVGLAIIVVFSALAGSSGSIEGIVAFRAGWGLGNALFIATSLAAIVSSARGGFAGAIILYEAALGLGIAAGPLVGGTLGNISWRGPFYGVAVLMSIALVATVLLLPSTPKPTHATPISAPLKALRHRGLATMSVAALLYNWGFFTMLGYAPFPMALSITQLGWVFFAWGVLVAFFSVVAAPWLQQRFGTSVSLYAAFTLFAIDLALMATDPTDQRLMVGCVIAAGIFIGINNTLMTQAVMTISPVERPVASAAYGFVRFIGGGLAPFAAGRMVQAWSVHVPFAVAAVAVLGAAVVLSTAHRALRDADAGLDEDGHVVTDQDDVAGEVADEFGGAPGAIDEALHAR; this comes from the coding sequence ATGACCAGCCCCACTGACCAGACACCCGACACCGGCGGCCACGGCTCCGCCCGAGCAAGCCTGCTCGGACAGCCGAAGGCCGTCTACGCGGTCGCCTTCGCCTGCGTGATCTCCTTCATGGGGATCGGTCTCGTCGACCCCATCCTGCCCGCCCTGAAGGAGCAGCTCGACGCCACCGAGAGCGAGGTGACGCTGCTCTTCACCAGCTACCTCGTGGTCACCGCGGTCGCCATGCTCGTGACCAACGCGGTCTCCAGCCGCTTCGGCGCCAAGCGCACGCTCGTGGTCGGTCTGGCCATCATCGTGGTCTTCTCGGCGCTCGCGGGGTCGAGCGGCAGCATCGAGGGCATCGTCGCCTTCCGCGCCGGCTGGGGACTGGGCAACGCCCTGTTCATCGCCACCTCGCTCGCCGCCATCGTCTCGAGCGCGCGGGGCGGGTTCGCCGGGGCGATCATCCTCTACGAGGCGGCGCTCGGCCTCGGCATCGCAGCCGGCCCCCTGGTCGGCGGCACCCTGGGCAACATCAGCTGGCGCGGCCCGTTCTACGGCGTCGCCGTCCTCATGTCGATCGCGCTCGTCGCGACGGTGCTCCTGCTGCCGTCCACGCCGAAGCCCACGCACGCGACGCCGATCAGCGCCCCGCTCAAGGCGCTGCGCCACCGCGGCCTGGCGACGATGAGCGTGGCCGCCCTGCTCTACAACTGGGGCTTCTTCACGATGCTCGGGTACGCCCCGTTCCCGATGGCGCTGTCCATCACCCAGCTCGGCTGGGTCTTCTTCGCCTGGGGCGTCCTGGTCGCGTTCTTCTCGGTGGTCGCCGCCCCGTGGCTGCAGCAGCGCTTCGGCACGTCGGTCTCGCTCTACGCCGCCTTCACCCTCTTCGCCATCGACCTCGCGCTGATGGCGACCGACCCCACCGACCAGCGGCTCATGGTCGGCTGCGTCATCGCGGCGGGCATCTTCATCGGCATCAACAACACGCTCATGACGCAGGCCGTCATGACCATCTCGCCGGTCGAGCGTCCCGTGGCGTCCGCCGCGTACGGCTTCGTCCGCTTCATCGGCGGCGGCCTCGCGCCGTTCGCCGCCGGCCGGATGGTGCAGGCCTGGTCGGTGCACGTGCCGTTCGCCGTCGCGGCGGTTGCCGTGCTGGGCGCCGCGGTCGTCCTGTCCACCGCCCACCGGGCCCTGCGCGACGCCGACGCCGGGCTCGACGAGGACGGTCACGTCGTCACCGACCAGGACGACGTCGCGGGCGAGGTCGCCGACGAGTTCGGCGGCGCACCCGGCGCCATCGACGAGGCGCTGCACGCCCGCTGA